From the Leptolyngbya iicbica LK genome, the window TGACCCGGTGTTGTCGGGTTTGTTCGTCCACGAAGCCTTTGGCCACCTCTCGGAAGCCGACATGGCCTATGAAAACCCTGATTTGTTGGAAGTCATGACTCTGGGCCGTCGCTTTGGCCCTGAGAATCTGCAAATTTTTGATGGTGCCTCCCTCGAAGGTCATCGCGGCAGCTACAACTATGATGACGAGGGGTGCCCCGCCACGACCACGCAGTTGATTCAAGATGGCGTCTTGGTGGGACGGCTGCATTCCCGCGAGACGGCAGGCAAACTGGATGAGCAGCCTACGGGTAATGCCCGCTGCCTCAGCTATCACTATCCGCCCTTGGTGCGCATGACCAATACGTGGATTGGTCGCGGCAACACGCCGGTGGCCGATCTGTTCTCCGGCATTCAAGAAGGGGTCTACGCCAAAAACTGGCTCGGCGGCATGACCAATGGTGAAATGTTCACCTTTACGGCGGGGGAAGCCTGGATGATTCGCGATGGCGAACTGGCGGAACCCGTGCGGGACGTGACGCTATCGGGCAATGTGTTTCGCACGCTGGCAGATATTGAGGGCATTGGCGACGACTTTTATTGGGATGAGTCGGGAGGCTGCGGTAAGGCGGGCCAAAGTGGGCTGCCCGTGGGCTGCGGTGGGCCGAGTCTGCGCATTCGCAATGTGGTCGTGGGGGGCGAAGCTTAGACGCCGTGCTGCGATTGTCGCAAGGTCAACTGAGTCTGCTGGAATATTGTCCCCGGCGCTATCAGCACACGATTTTGGAGTCGCTGTCAGTGCCGTCGTCCCCGGAGTTGCTGGCGGCGCAACAGTGGGGCGATCGCTTTCACCTGTTGATGCAACAGCGCGAGATGGGGTTGCCCATTGACCCGGTGCTGCAAGCCGATACCGAACTGCAAACCTGTCTGACCCAACTGCAAGCTCAAGCTCCAGAGCTCTTTGACACGACAGGAGAAGTGTTTCGTCAGAGTGAGCATGAGCGATCGCTGATCTTCCAAAATTTTTGGCTGACGGGGGTGTATGACCTGCTGCGGCTGTGGGGCGATCGAGCCGAAATTGTGGATTGGAAGACTTACTTACAGCCCAAAAGCTTGGTTCATTTGCAAAGAGATTGGCAAACCCGTCTCTATTTGTATGTGCTGGCCGAAACCACCGACTATCCGCCGTCAGCTATTTCGATGACCTACTGGTTTGTGCGCACGGTCGATGCTCAGTCTGGGAAACTCACCCCGCAGCAGGTGCGCATCCCCTATTCTGCGCCACAGCATCAGCAAACTCGCCTAGATTTAGAACGGCTGACGCAACGGCTCACTGATTTGTTGGCCGTCGGTATTCCCTTTCCACAGATTACTGACGAACTGGAAAAATGCGATCGCTGTCCGTTTACGATTCGCTGTCAGCGCGCCCACACGAACGATCTCGTGACTGAGCTGACAGCATTTGAAGAGATTCCCGAAGTGGTCATCTAAGCGAGTAATTGGGAAGCTGAACTCCTAAGGGGATCTCCGCAAAAGAAATTACCCGAAAGAAGGTGCGGCGTAGGTTGCGGTTGACGTCAGGAAACCCAACAGCATCAAGGATTCAAGCATGTTGGGTCTCGTTCCTCGACACCAACTTACGAGGGGAAATTTATTTCTAGAGAACTCCTGAAGCGAAATTCAGGTGCCAGGCAACACCCGCTAGCGTGACTCGATGAATCAAACACGGCTTTGCATACAATCTCCTTAGCCGTCGTTAGAAGGAGGTGCGGGTTGGGGGACGGGCGCGGGCTCTGGCGGTGGCGGTGCAGGGGCCGGAGCGGGTGCCGGTTCGGGGATGGGGGCGGGTTCGGGGGCTGCGGGTTCGGGAATCGGAGCCGGCGCGGGCGCGGGCGCGGGTTCGGGAACCGGGGTAGGTGCAGGGGCTTCAGGCTCAGGCGTTGGTGCGGGCGTGGGCGCCGGTTCGCTTGGTGCCCCCCCACCAATATCGCTCAGCGACCCCGCGCCACTCGGAGCAGGATCGGCCGCGCTGTCGGCGCTAGCATCCCCGGCGTCCGAATCGGCACTCTCAGCGGCGGCATTCTCAGCCGCATCCTCGTCATCATCTGAGGCGGTGGCTGCTCTCACGCGACCGGGTTTAATCGGTTCGGCTTCGATACTGCCCTTACGGCCTGCGAGCTGGGGCAAGGGAGGAAAGTCCTCTTCGGGGATATCATCCAACAGCTTAGAGACAAAATCGCCCCAGGCGGCCGCTGCCGAGCTGCTCACACCCCAAGTGCGGCTATTGTCATCATTGCCCAGCCACACTCCCACCGCCAATTGGGGAATGTAGCCGATAAACCACAAATCGCGATCGTTTTCCGAAGTGCCCGTTTTGCCCGCGACGGGACGACCAATGTAAGCTCGTCCCCCGGTGCCACCTTCCACCACACCTCGCAACATCCAGGTCATAATCGCGGCGGTGGTTTCGTCAACGGCTTGGGTCGGGGTGTTATCAATCTCGTAGATGACTTTGCCTGAGCTATCGCGGACTCGACGAATGCTGTGTACTGGGTGATGCTGGCCCTGACGGGCTAGCGTGCCATAGGCGCTGGTCAGTTCTAACAGGGTGACTTCAGACGCGCCAAGGGCGAGGGAATAGGTCGGGCGCAGTTCGGATTCGATGCCCATGCGCTGGGCCATATTGATGACCGGATCAAAGCCCACATCAATTAAGACTTTGACTGCCACAATATTGACGGAAGAGGTCAGCGCCTGGCGCATAGAGACCGTGCCGCTGTATTTGCCGTTGTAGTTTTTGGGTTCATAGCCGTCGACTACGAACTTGGCGTCAGCATAGGTTTTGTTGGGGTCAAATCCGGCAGCGATCGCGGTTGTATAGACAAACGTCTTGAAGGTAGAACCTGGTTGTCGGAGCGCCTGGGTTGCCCGGTTAAATTGGCTGTCGTTAAAGTCTGTCCCCCCCACGACCGCCTTAATTTCGCCATTGCGGGGATCAACCGCGACTAAAGAGGCTTGGCTGAACCGCTGGCGGCTTCCCACCGTCTCTACAGTTTCATTAATGGTTTCCTGAGCCTTCTTTTGCCAGTCCGTGTTCAGAGTGGTTTCAACCGTTAGCCCCCCGGCTTCGACCACTTCGGGTGGCAAGATCTCACTCAATTGCTTTTGGACAAAAATCGTGAAGTAGGGAAACTCGCTGTAGAGAAACTTGGGCTCATTGGGGGTGGTGGCTACTTCTTCCGCTAAGGCGGCGTCAGCTTCTGCCTGAGTGATTTTTTCGTTTTCCAACATGCGGCGAATCACAATGTTGCGTTGGATTTCTGCCGCTTGCGGATCAACCAGAGGGGAATAGGCGCTTGGCGCCGGGGCCATGCCCGCAATTAAAGCCGCCTCCGACAGCGTCAGCTCATCTACGGGCTTGCCGAAATAGACCCAGGCGGCATCCGCCACGCCATAGGCTCCGGCCCCCAGATAAACCAGGTTGAGATAGCTCTCAATAATGTCAGCTTTGGTAAATTCGTCTTCGATCTTGAGGGCCAGCAAGGCTTCTCGGGCTTTACGCTGCAAGCTCCGCTCTTGATCGAGAAAGGCGATCCGGGCCAATTGTTGCGTAATGGTACTAGCCCCCTCGACGACATCGCGTTGGCGCACATTGGCCAAAGTTGCCCGCGCAATGCCCTGATAGTCAATCCCACTGTGCTCGTAAAAGCGCCGATCTTCCGACGCAATGAAAGCGGCAATTAGCGTATCGGGAATGTCGTCGTACTCGATCTTTTGACGGGTGGCGGGACCGATTTTCTGCAAAATGACGCCATCTGCCGAGGTGATCGTAATGGTGCCTTGACGTTCAAACGTTTCTAAGTCGGTCACAGCGGGCAAATCGGCTTCCGTTGTCTGCCAAATGCGATGGGCGCGACTCACCCCCGTGGCACTGATGGCCCCTGCGACTAACACCAGCCAAAACAGGGGACGATAGTGGAGGGGACGGCGATAGGGCGGGCGGGGCTCCTGCTCAGTGTCCGCCCCAGGGGAGGCCGATGGATACACTTGCCGCTGCGCCGCTGATGATGAGCTGCTGGTTACTGGTCTCGAATGTGGCCGCGCAGAAGGAGCCGCTTTGGAACTGGCAAATAATTGTCTGAATCGTTGAACGAAAGTATTAGCCACGACTCAACTTAGCCTCTCACCAAACTGATATTGAAACATTACCGCGATCGCTTCAGCACACTCTATACCAGAGACGCTATCCAAGAAACCGTAATCGACCCGCGAGGTTGTCGATCCATTTGAACAGCGACGCTTCAAGGGGTTTACACCAAAGCCGAGTGGCCTAAAGCAAGGCCCGTGACCAACATACCTAACACCAAAAAGGGCTGGGCACTGGCCTGATACTTCACATCATTTTCCAGGGGATTTCGCAAAAAGTACATGTCCTGAAAGGTGATTTGCGGAATAATCAACAGCACCAGAATAACCGCGTACAGGTTTTGATGAATGCTCATCAGGTAAGCTGCTACGCCCCCTTGAAACAGGTCAATCATCAATACACAAATCCACGCGGCGGTGCCCACGCCAAACATCACGGGCAAAGATTTGAGCCCCAGCTGGCGATCGCCCTCCACACTTTTGAAGTCGTTCACAATCGCGATGCCCAGTCCAGCCAAGCTGTAAAACAGGGTGAGCAAGACAATCGTCAGATTGAGTTCGCCAAAGAGGGCGTGTCCGGCCCACCAAGGCAACGCGATGTAGCTCGCGCCCAAGGCATAGTTGCCCAGCCAGCCATTTTGCTTCAGTTTTAACGGTGGCGCTGAATAGATGTAAGACAAAAAAGAGCCGCCGATTGCCAGCGCGGTAATCGTGGGGAACTCATGCCCAGCCCACTGATCCAGCGCATAGGCCACACCCACGCCAGCGCCTAGCAGCACCAAAATCTGCACCACCACTTGAGGAACGGAAATAGCGCCGGAGGGGATGGGCCGATAGGGCTCGTTAATGGCGTCGATTTCGCGATCGTAAAAGTCGTTAATGGTCTGGGTATAGCCGGTCAGCAGCGGGCCAGACATCAACATACAGGCTGCCGCAATTAAGACACATTCCAAATTCCAGACGTACTGGCCAGACGAGGCCGCACCACAGACGACTCCCCAGATGAGTGGAATCCAGGTGATCGGCTTCATCAGCTGGAGGCGAATTTTCCAGATGGAAGTTTCACCCGCTTCAGCCCCTTTCATGCCCAAGAGCTGGCGTGTTTTGCTCCCTTTCGCCGCCTCTACTGCATCCTGTGGTGCTTCCGATACGGGGTCAACCATATAAAATCTCCAGTGACTATCTGCGTTTGTGATGGATATTGACTGTCGATGACCTGAGAACGGGCGACCTCGTCGGAACGCTCCGGACGATCGCGTCAAAGTTAGTAAGGTAACCCAAAACTTCGCTGTTTAGGGTGTTCGATTACCCACAAATTTCCAATCTTCCAGCGCTATGGGGAAAGCCGTGATCGCTCACGATCCCCTTCCCGAGCCTGTCTAAAACGACAGAATGAGATAGTCTTCCTGAAATTTGGCTCCCTGCACTGAACGGTTTTTGAGGCTGGCTGGCAAAAACAGGTTGCGTCGTTGGTCGCCTGCTGTGACCGTCACCTCGGGGCCGTATTGTGTCAGGTCAATATCGGCCTTGCTAAAGCCGGGCAAAAAGAGCTTGACCTGCTTTTCTGCCTCGTTAATCACGACTGGCGAAGGAGCATTTTGCACGGCCGCATCCAAACTCGGGACGGCGGCCATCAATGGTTGCCAGTTGCCGTCAGCCAACGGAGGAAAGTCATGGACGGGCAACGGGGCAAAAGTTTGATCGTCCAGTTGGGCTTGGTAAGCGATCGCGCCCCCTACGGTCATGCCGATTTGCTGCGCACTCCCCCAGAGATAGCGCGCCATGTCGGCATCGCCCGGCTCCGCCGTGGTCACCAAAAAGCTCAAATGATGTGATGCCGACTGCACCACTTGTCGCCCGGCGGCTAGAAAATCTCGTGCCTGCTGTACGGGCTGGTTGATGGACTCTTGGCTCCCGCTAATATTCAGGACGGCTCCTGCAACGGGCTGGATAAACGGCGACAGCGCCCGGGCCAACTCCGACTCGGCCAGTACTTTTTGAAAGCGCCGAATGTACCAGTCCATTTGCTCTGGCAAGCCCCACATACGCAGAGATGCCTTGGCCGAGATACCATCCACAATCAAATAGTCGTATTCTTGGCTGTCATACAGCACGCGAATAGCATCTAACGTGAGCGCATCTTCCATCCCCGGCAGCAGTACCAGCTCCTGACCAAAGACCTGCTTCAGTAAGGGATTGCGCAGATACTGCGCCTCGATGCCTTTGACTACATCCCAGCTTTTTTCTAATAGCTGTGCCGACTGGAGTTGTAAGGTCCACAGATTGGCTCCCAAGGCTTGGGCCTCGGTGGATAAAGGTTGGCCCCACAACACTGCTGGCAATGGCCCGCTGTCTTGGGTCAGCCAAAGCACTCGGGCACCTTGCTCGGCTAACTGTCGTGCAAAGGCTACCGAAGCAATCGCACAGCTACTTCGCGATTGCCCAAGAAAAGTCAAAATTTGAGGCACAAGTCTTATTTATTGATTGAGTAACGCCAAGTTCAATCTATTCAATTATTGAACTGGGGACAATTCGTCCTCAAAAAACCAGGTGGAGTAGTTGCCGTCAAACTCAACCACAACTCCAACGCCGCTGCCATCAACCATTCTAAATTGGCGAATGACGCCGGTTTTGCCGAGTCGCTCAGCGACGTCTGGAGAGACGCGATCGCGCAACCGTAGAACTTTCACCTGTTGTCCAATTTCTAAGGCCATGCCTAACCTAACCACCTGAAAATGAGAGATTTAAGATCGGTGCTCACACCGACCAATCCACAGTTTATCAGCGTCTTGCGCCATCCTGGACTAAGGTAGATAGCGAAAATAAATTCCCACCCCTAAATGGTGGTTATGGTGAGTCATTATGCTGGCAAAGCGAATCGTTCCCTGTCTGGATGTCAATGCTGGGCGGGTGGTCAAAGGGGTCAACTTTGTGGATTTGCGC encodes:
- a CDS encoding PD-(D/E)XK nuclease family protein, giving the protein MLRLSQGQLSLLEYCPRRYQHTILESLSVPSSPELLAAQQWGDRFHLLMQQREMGLPIDPVLQADTELQTCLTQLQAQAPELFDTTGEVFRQSEHERSLIFQNFWLTGVYDLLRLWGDRAEIVDWKTYLQPKSLVHLQRDWQTRLYLYVLAETTDYPPSAISMTYWFVRTVDAQSGKLTPQQVRIPYSAPQHQQTRLDLERLTQRLTDLLAVGIPFPQITDELEKCDRCPFTIRCQRAHTNDLVTELTAFEEIPEVVI
- a CDS encoding transglycosylase domain-containing protein; this encodes MYPSASPGADTEQEPRPPYRRPLHYRPLFWLVLVAGAISATGVSRAHRIWQTTEADLPAVTDLETFERQGTITITSADGVILQKIGPATRQKIEYDDIPDTLIAAFIASEDRRFYEHSGIDYQGIARATLANVRQRDVVEGASTITQQLARIAFLDQERSLQRKAREALLALKIEDEFTKADIIESYLNLVYLGAGAYGVADAAWVYFGKPVDELTLSEAALIAGMAPAPSAYSPLVDPQAAEIQRNIVIRRMLENEKITQAEADAALAEEVATTPNEPKFLYSEFPYFTIFVQKQLSEILPPEVVEAGGLTVETTLNTDWQKKAQETINETVETVGSRQRFSQASLVAVDPRNGEIKAVVGGTDFNDSQFNRATQALRQPGSTFKTFVYTTAIAAGFDPNKTYADAKFVVDGYEPKNYNGKYSGTVSMRQALTSSVNIVAVKVLIDVGFDPVINMAQRMGIESELRPTYSLALGASEVTLLELTSAYGTLARQGQHHPVHSIRRVRDSSGKVIYEIDNTPTQAVDETTAAIMTWMLRGVVEGGTGGRAYIGRPVAGKTGTSENDRDLWFIGYIPQLAVGVWLGNDDNSRTWGVSSSAAAAWGDFVSKLLDDIPEEDFPPLPQLAGRKGSIEAEPIKPGRVRAATASDDDEDAAENAAAESADSDAGDASADSAADPAPSGAGSLSDIGGGAPSEPAPTPAPTPEPEAPAPTPVPEPAPAPAPAPIPEPAAPEPAPIPEPAPAPAPAPPPPEPAPVPQPAPPSNDG
- the chlG gene encoding chlorophyll synthase ChlG, whose protein sequence is MVDPVSEAPQDAVEAAKGSKTRQLLGMKGAEAGETSIWKIRLQLMKPITWIPLIWGVVCGAASSGQYVWNLECVLIAAACMLMSGPLLTGYTQTINDFYDREIDAINEPYRPIPSGAISVPQVVVQILVLLGAGVGVAYALDQWAGHEFPTITALAIGGSFLSYIYSAPPLKLKQNGWLGNYALGASYIALPWWAGHALFGELNLTIVLLTLFYSLAGLGIAIVNDFKSVEGDRQLGLKSLPVMFGVGTAAWICVLMIDLFQGGVAAYLMSIHQNLYAVILVLLIIPQITFQDMYFLRNPLENDVKYQASAQPFLVLGMLVTGLALGHSALV
- a CDS encoding Get3/ArsA fold putative tail anchor-mediating ATPase NosAFP → MPQILTFLGQSRSSCAIASVAFARQLAEQGARVLWLTQDSGPLPAVLWGQPLSTEAQALGANLWTLQLQSAQLLEKSWDVVKGIEAQYLRNPLLKQVFGQELVLLPGMEDALTLDAIRVLYDSQEYDYLIVDGISAKASLRMWGLPEQMDWYIRRFQKVLAESELARALSPFIQPVAGAVLNISGSQESINQPVQQARDFLAAGRQVVQSASHHLSFLVTTAEPGDADMARYLWGSAQQIGMTVGGAIAYQAQLDDQTFAPLPVHDFPPLADGNWQPLMAAVPSLDAAVQNAPSPVVINEAEKQVKLFLPGFSKADIDLTQYGPEVTVTAGDQRRNLFLPASLKNRSVQGAKFQEDYLILSF
- the petP gene encoding cytochrome b6f subunit PetP, whose amino-acid sequence is MALEIGQQVKVLRLRDRVSPDVAERLGKTGVIRQFRMVDGSGVGVVVEFDGNYSTWFFEDELSPVQ